The Alistipes megaguti sequence CTCGGTCACCACCACACGGCCGTCGCACGGTGCGAAGACCAGATCGTTGTCGTGGATGCGGACCCGACGCGGCTCGCGGAAAAAGGCCACGATGAAGAACCAGAAGAGCAGCAGGAAGATCGTTCCGCCCCACAGCAGAGCCGTGCCCGACTCGTTGACCAGCATCCGGTAGAAGAGCCACCAGATCAGCAGGCACACGGCGCCCGAAACTCCGATGATCTTGTATCCTTCCTTGTTGATTCTCATATTTCGGTACGATTTGGAGTTACATCACATAAAGCATATAGACGAAGACGAACGGCGCCGAAAGCAGTTCGGCATCGAAACGGTCGAGCACACCGCCGTGGCCGGGGATCAGCCGACCGGAATCCTTGACGCCGGCCGCCCGCTTGAACATCGACTCCACCAGATCGCCCAATACGCCGGTGATCGAGGCCACGAAGGCCAGTCCTGCCCATGCCGCATAGTTGCCCTTGAGCGCCCATGCGGCAACCAGTCCCATAGCCACGGCACCGATGACTCCACCGAAGAAGCCTTCCCACGACTTCTTGGGCGAGAGGCGTTCGCAAAGCCGGTGACGTCCCAGACTCATCCCCACCAGATAGGCGAAGACGTCGTTGGCCCAGATGATGAAGATGTAGAACATCATCACGCCGGGACTCCACTCCTCGCTGGCGATGATCGGGAAGTAGCACATCAGCGAGAAGGGAAGCGCCACGTAGATCACCCCCAGCAATGTGGTGGCGATATTGACCGCGGGATTCTCCCGGCGGCGGAAGAGTTCGCAGATGAACATCACCGGAAGCAGCAACAGCAGAAAGGCCATGCCGAAGGCAAAGGTCCGGTTGGCACTCCCCAGAATCTGGATGTCGTCGCACACGACGGCGAAATTCAGCGCCAGCAGCACCAACCCCGCAACCAGACCGACGATCCGTTGCGGAGCCGCTCCCCGCGCCTCGGTCAGGGTGTAGAATTCACGCATTCCCACGATCAGCAACAGCGCCAGCAACGCGCCGAAGCTCCATTGTGACCACGCAATGGCCCCCAGGACAACCACGGCAAGGACCGCTCCGCTCAACGTTCGGACCAGCAGATTCTTCAGTTTTTCGTTCATCGGTTTCAGTAGTCAGGTCGTTACAGGTTGTTCCGCTTATTTCTCCCCCGAGGCCGGATGCTCCGGACCGTCCGTCGCGGCATCCGATGCCGCGGTGTCGGTCGCGGCGGTCGTATCAGCAGCCGTTGCCGGCTTCTCCGCAGCCGCTCCCTGTGCTGCCGTTTCGGACGAAGCCGCTCCGCTTGCAGCGGCGGTCGAATCCGTCGCAGCAGCCGGAGCCGGTCCCTCCGCAGCCTTGGGTTTGGCCTTGGCCTCCGCCTCACGACGTTCGCGCTCGATATCCTTCTTCCGCTTGCCAAAGATCCGCTCCACATCCTCCGTGAAGACCACCTCGCGCTGCAACAGCAGTTCGGCCAGCTCCTTCAACCCCTCCTTGTGCTCCTTGAGCACCTTCTCGGCCATGCGGTAGGCCTCGCTGATCACCCGGCGCGCCTCGGCGTCGATCTGCCGGGCCGTCTCCTCGGAGTAGGGTTTCGTGAAAGACATGTCGCTCTGGCCCGTCGAATCGTAGTAGGAGAGCGTCCCCACCTGGTCGCTCATGCCGTAGTAGGCCACCATGGCGTAGGCCTGTTTGGTCACGCGCTCCAGATCGTTCAGCGCACCGGTCGACACTTCGCCGAAGGTCAGCTGCTCCGAGACGCGGCCGCCCAGCGTGGCGGCCAGTTCGTCCATCATCTGCTCGCGCGTGGTGATCTGACGTTCCTCGGGCAGGTACCACGCCGCTCCGAGCGCCTTGCCGCGCGGGATGATCGTCACCTTGATCAGCGGGCTGGCGTTCTCCAGAATCCAGCTCACCGTGGCGTGGCCCGCCTCGTGGTAGGCGATCACGCGCTTCTCGTCGTCGGTGATGATCTTGTTCTTGCGCTCCAGACCGCCCACGATGCGGTCGATGGCAGCCAGGAAGTCCTCCTTCGAGATGAATTTCTTGTTGTGACGGGCCGCAATCAGTGCCGCCTCGTTGCAGACGTTGGCGATGTCGGCACCCGAGAAGCCCGGGGTCTGGCGCGCCAGGAACGAGCGGTCGAGCTGCGGATCGAGTTTCAGCGGACGCAGGTGCACGTTGAAGATCTCCTCACGCTCCTTCACGTCGGGGAGACCCACCTCAATCTGACGGTCGAAACGTCCGGCGCGCATCAGCGCCTTGTCCAGAATATCGGCACGGTTCGTCGCCGCCAGCACGATGACGCCCGTATTGGTCTGGAAGCCATCCATCTCCGTAAGCAGCTGGTTCAGCGTATTTTCGCGTTCGTCGTTACCCGAGAAGCCGGCATTCTTGCCGCGGGCCCGGCCGATGGCGTCGATCTCGTCGATGAAGACGATGCACGGAGCCTTCTGCTTGGCCTGTTCGAAGAGGTCACGCACGCGCGAGGCGCCCACCCCGACGAACATCTCAACGAAGTCCGAACCCGAAATCGAAAGGAACGGCACGTTGGCCTCACCGGCCACGGCCTTCGCCAGGAGCGTCTTGCCCGTTCCCGGAGGGCCCACCAGCAGCGCTCCCTTCGGAATCTTGGCGCCCAGCTCCTTGTATTTGTCGGCCTTCTTCAGGAAGTCGACGATCTCCATGATCTCGACCTTGGCCTCCTCCAGTCCGGCCACATCCTTGAATGTCACCCGTTTGGAGTTGTCCTTGTCGAATACCTGCGCCTTGGCCTTGCCGACATTCATGATGCCGCCTCCGCCCCCGGCGCCCGCACCGCGCGCCATCGAACGCATGACGAAGATCCATACGCCGATGATGAGGATCCACGGCAGCAGGTTGACCAGCAGAGACGTCCAGTCGTTGCGCTCGTTCTGATAGACGACCGGAACATCCTGTCCCGACTGCGCCTCGGCAGCCTGCAGATCCTCGCGGAACGAATCCACCGAGCCGATCGTAAAGGTCAGCTGCGCACCCGATTCGGGCAGTCGGCGGAAGCGTTTGTCCACCGAGTCGTTCCGGTAACGGTCGGCGGCCTCCTTCGAAAGGAAGACCTGCGCCTCGTCGCGGTTGATGACCTGGATTTTCGTCACGTCGCCCCGCTCGACCATCTCCCGGACCGTCGACCAGTCGCTCTCGAGCGGCCGGTCGTTCGACGGATTGAACAGGTAATAGCCGACGATCAGCGCCGCAATCACGCCGTAAACCCACAGCAGCGAGGGCCGCGGCATGTTCATTTTCGGATTATTGTTGCGTTTGTTCTGATTCTGTGCCATATTACTCCTCGTATTCGTATTTCACCATCGGGGCGTCGGCCCACAGCTCTTCGAGCCGGTAGAAGCTGCGAAGCTCCGTCTGGAAGATGTGAACCACTACATCCACATAGTCCATGGCAATCCATACGGCGTTCTGTTGACCCTCGATGCGCCAGACCTTTTCACCCAGCGTCTCAAGCACCTTCTCTTCAATACCGTCGGCGATGGCCGCCACCTGCGTCGTGGAATCGGCGTTGCAGACCACGAAGTACGAACAGATTGCACCGTCGAATCCCCGAAGGTCCAACGATACAATATTCTTTCCCTTCTTATCTTCAATCGCGCTGACGATCGTTTCGATCAGTTTGTCCATAATTTCCAATAGATGTCTATAACCTTGCAAAGGTATGAAAAGAGAATGAGATTTGAAAATTACCGGTTAAAAATCGCGTAATGAGGCCCCTTTTCCACCCCCGACACCCGATTCTCCGGAATTTTAGTGCACGCAACGGATCGGACCGGTTCACGGTCGATTACGATGAAGACCCCGTCGCCGAAGTGGTCAGCAAAGGATCGTTGACGGTCTCCCGTAACGGCGATCGCTTCGACATCCGGATCTCGCTGAACTGTGCGGATGGAAACAGCCTGCTGGTCGAGTGGGCCGGAACGGCCGTCAGGAGACCGCACCCTGAGCCGCCAACCGACATAATCTCCCTCCTTCGCACCCGGCCGGAGATTATGTCTGCGGCCAAATGCCCCCTCGGGACCATGCCTGCAGCCGGCCTTCGGAACCATACCTGCAGCCGGCTCCCGAAACTATGCCTGAGGATGCACCCCGACGCTCGCCAGAATCGTGTCGGTCAGTGCCTTGATGATCGAACTCTTCACGTAGGTGCGCCGGACGGCAATGGCGATCTTGCGCGAAGTGGCCCCCTTGCAGAGGGTCTTCAACTGGTCGCGATGTTCGGCCGGAATGTACTCGACAGCCATCTCGGGAATGATCGTCAGACACGGCGTACAGTCAACGATGCGCATCAGCGTATCGAGCGACCCCGACTCGAACGAGTAGTGCGAAGGCATCGACCGCCGAGCCTGGCACAGTTCGATGATCTGGTCACGCATGCAGTTGCCCGGGCTCAGAATCACCAGATCCTTCAGGTCGATATCCTCGATGCGGATATTCTGCCGTTCGTAGAGCGGATTCTCGGGCGAAACGTAGACGTAGAAGCGGTCGTTGAAGAGCTCCTGCTCGAGGATCCCCTCGCCGCACGTCCCGCTGGCCACCAGCGCCGCATCGATCCGGTCCCGCTTCAAAGCCTCGACGATATCCGAGGTGATCATCTCCGAAATCTCCAGTTCCACCTTCGGGTAGTCGTGCACGAACGACGGAATGAACTTGTGCAGCAAATAGGGCGCAATGGTCGGAATCACGCCCAGACGCAGTTTGCCGGCCGTCTCGCCCTTGAGTTCGGCCACCGCCTCGCGGATGCAGTTGTAGGCCTTGATCGTCTCCTGGGCCCGGTCCAAAACCACAGCCCCCGCTTCGGTCGGAATCACCGGCTTCTTCGACCGGTCAAGCAGCACAACCCCCAACTCCTCCTCCAGCGACTTGATCTGCATGCTCAACGACGGCTGCGTGACGAAGCAATGTTCGGCAGCCTGCGAAAAACTGCCGCAGTTGGCCACCGCCAACAGATACTCGAGTTGGATGATTGTCATAACAGGTATTTTTTATAACAGACATTTATTTCTCAGAACGAAGATATAAAATTAATCTATATCCTACAACTTTTTTTGAAGCCCCGCGCTGTTTTTCGTATGTTTGTCTCCCAAATACCATTCAGAACAGTTATACCGCTATGGCAAAAATCATCCTCACCGGCGACCGTCCCACGGGCCGCCTCCATCTGGGACACTTCGTGGGCTCGCTGCGCCGCCGCGTGGAGCTGCAGAACTCCGGACTCTTCGACCGCATATTCATCATGATCGCCGACGCCCAGGCCCTGACCGACAACGCCGACAACCCCGAAAAGGTGCGCCAGAACATCATCGAGGTGGCGTTGGACTACCTCTCCGTAGGCCTCGATCCCGAAAAGTCGACCCTCTTCATCCAGTCGCAGGTCCCCGAACTGTGCGAACTGTCGTTCTACTACATGAATCTGGTCACCGTGCAGCGCCTGCAGCGGAACCCCACCGTCAAGGCCGAAATCCAACTGCGCGGATTCGCCGAAGGGGCCGTCGAGGGCGACACCACCCAGCGGCAGGGCATCCCCGTCGGATTCTTCACCTACCCGATCAGCCAGGCCTCGGACATCACCGCCTTCAAGGCCACGACCGTCCCCGTGGGCGAGGACCAGGAGCCGATGATCGAACAGACGCGCGAAATCGTCCACAAATTCAACTCGGTCTACGGCCAGACGCTCACCATGCCCGAAATCCTGCTGCCGGACAACGCCGCCTGCCTGCGCCTGCCCGGAACGGACGGCAAGGCCAAGATGTCCAAGTCGCTGGGCAACTGCATCTACCTCTCCGATACGGCCGACGAGGTCAAGAAAAAGGTCATGGGCATGTACACCGATCCCGACCACCTGCGCGTCGAGGATCCCGGCAAGGTCGAGGGCAACACGGTCTTCACCTACCTCGACGCCTTCAGCCGCCCGGAACACTTCGCCAAATACCTCCCCGAATACGCCTCGCTCGACGAGTTGAAGGCCCATTACCGCCGCGGCGGCCTGGGCGACGTGAAGGTCAAACGGCTGCTCATCGCGATCCTCAACGAGACGCTCGACCCCATCCGCGAACGTCGCCACTACTACGAGGTCCGCATCGGCGAGGTCTACGACGTGCTGCGCAAAGGGTCGGAAACGGCACGTGCCGCTGCGGCCGAAACCCTGGCCGAGGTGCGCCGCGCCATGAAGATCAACTACTTCGAGGACCAGCAGCTCATCGACGAGCAGGCCCGCCAGTACGCCGAGAAACTCAAACACTGATCCTGCCGTACGCCGCATGGAACTCCGCGCCGACCGTATCTACGCCGCCTTTCTCAGACTGACACGGCGTCTTTCAAACCGCCAGATGATGATGCTGCTGGCGGTGGTGGTCGGTGCGCTCGCCGGACTGGGCACCTATCTCTTCGAGATGCTGCTCTACGCCATCAAAACCGGTCTGACAAACTGGTTCCCGGTCGACAGCGCCCACTTCCTCTTCCTGATCTACCCCGCCGTGGGTATCATCCTGGCCACGCTGTTCGTCCGATACATCGTGCGCGACAACATCTCCGAAGGCGTTACGCGCGTCCTCTACGCCATGTCGAGCCGCAACTCCCGCATCGCCGCCCACAACTGCTGGACCTCGATCGTCGGCGGTGCCACGACCATCGGATTCGGCGGTTCGGTCGGTCCCGAGGCCCCGATCGTGCTGACCGGAGCCGCCATCGGCTCGAACATCAGCCGGCTGGTGCACCTCAACTACAAACACTCCACGCTGCTGCTCTGCTGCGGCGCCGGTGCCGCCCTGGCCGCCATCTTCAAGGCCCCGATCACCGGTGTGGTCTTCGTGCTGGAGATCCTCATGCTCGACATCACCGCCGCATCGGTCATCCCGCTGCTCATCGCCTCGATCACCGCCACGACGATCGCCTTCACGTTCCGCGGGTTTGACCCCATTCTGGCCGTGACGCTGGCGCCCGAGGATGCCTTCGAACTGTGGCAGATCCCGCTCTTCATCCTCCTCGGCGTGCTGTGCGGTCTGATGGCCTGGTACTTCACCTCGATGAACGCCCGCATCGGCGACTTCTTCAAACGCATCGACAGGCAATACAAGAAGTGGATCCTGGGCGGCGCCATCCTCGGCATCCTGATCTTCGTCTTCCCGCCCCTCTACGGCGAAGGCTACGAAGGATTTACCTCACTCATGCACGGCAACGAGCAGGAACTGTTCGACAACTCGCTCTTCTACCGCTTCCGCGACATCGACTGGGTCGTCGTCCTCTTCGTCATCGCCACGATGTTCTTCAAGGTCATCGCCATGGCCTCGACCAACGCTGCAGGCGGTGTCGGCGGTACGTTCGCCCCTTCGCTTTTCGTCGGGGCCTTCACCGGAGCCTCGCTGGCGCTCATCTGCAATCTGCTGTTCCACTGGGAGGTCTCGATCGTCTCGTTCACACTCGTGGGCATGGCCGGCGTCATGTCCGGCGTGATGAACGCCCCGCTGACCTCGATCTTCCTGATCGCCGAGCTCTCGAACGGTTACGGCCTCTTCATCCCGCTGATGATCACGGCCTGCATCTCGTTTGCCGTCGACTACTACCTCGACCCCGATTCGATCTACACCAAGCAGCTGCGCAAGAAGGGCGAACTGCTGACCCACGACAAGGACCAGTCAGTCTTCGTCTTCCTGAAGCTGGAGGATCTGATGGAGACCGATTTCCTGCGCATCAAGGAGAACATGACACTGGGCGACATCGTCCACATCATCTCCACGGCCCGGCGCAACATCTTCCCCGTGATCGACAACTTCGGACGCCTGCTGGGCGTCGTACAGCTCGACGACCTGCGTGAGGACATGTTCAAGCCCCAGAAATACGGCCGTCCGATCTCCGACTACATGATCCCGCCCCCGGACAAGATTCTCGAACACGAGGCCATTCAGAGTGTCATGGAGAAGTTCGAGGACAAGCATACCTGGATGCTGCCCGTCGTCGACAAACAGAACCACTATCTGGGATTCATCTCCAAGTCGCGGATCCTGAACGCCTACCGCGAACAGCTGGTCAAGATCCAGCAGTAGGAAGGAGCCGACGGAGGAGAAGCCCGTCGGGCGGATGGGGAGACGCGGAAAGCCGGAGCTCGGAAGGAGCCAACGGAGAAAAGGCCCGTCGGACGGATGGGTAGGCACGGAAGGCCGAAGCCCCGCGGCCGGTGGCATTCACCGCCTCCGATACACTCGAAAACCCAAAACCAACACAATACACCATGATCTCTTTTGACAGCCCCTCGTGGGCCGATGCGCTCGACTGCGCCGTCACGCTCTGCGACACGCAAGGGATGGTCTGCTACCAGAACCGCCGCTCCGTGGAGGTCAACGGCGACGTGAGGGGCCGCTCGCTCCTCCCCTGCCACAACGACCGTTCGCGGGAGATCATCCGACGGCTGCTCGACGACGGCGGCCGAAACGTCTACACCATTCAGAAAAAGGGCATCCGCAAGCTGATCTACCAGACCGTCTGGTACGACGAGGAACGGATCGGCGGACTCGTGGAGTTCTCGATGGAGCTCCCCGACGAGATGCCCCACTACGTCCGGTCATGACAAAAACACTTAAAGTAAGAAGAAGATGCTGCATTTCGATTGCGACTACATGGAGGGGGCCCACCCCGAGGTGATGCGCCGCCTGCTGGAGACCAACCTCGAACAGACTCCCGGATATGGCTGCGACCCCCATACGGAGCGGGCCCGCGAACTCATCCGGCAGGCATGCGGCGCCCCGCAGGCCGAGGTTCATTTTCTGGTCGGCGGCACGCAGACCAACGCCACCGTCATCGACGGTCTGCTGCGCCGGCACGAAGGGGTGCTGGCCGCCGAATCGGGTCACATCAACGTCCACGAGGCCGGAGCCATCGAAGCTGCCGGCCACAAGGTCCTGACGCTCCCCTCGCACGAAGGCAAGGTCCGCGCCGAGGAGGTCGACCGCTGGATCGAGGAATTCTACCGCGACGAAACGTGGCCCCATATGGTCGCCCCCGGGATGCTCTACCTCTCGCACCCGACCGAATTCGGGACACTCTACACGCTCAGTGAGATGGAGGCGATCCATGCCGTCTGCCAACACTACTCGATCCCGCTCTACCTCGACGGTGCACGGCTCAGCTACGCCCTGGCCTCGGAGGAGAATACCCTCACGCTCCGCGACATCGCCCGGCTGTGCGAGGTCTTCTACATCGGCGGCACCAAGACCGGCCTGCTCTTCGGCGAGGCGGTCGTCATCACGCGGCCCGAGCTGCTGCCGCACTTCTTCACCCTCGTCAAGCAGCACGGCGCCCTGCTGGCCAAGGGTCGGCTGCTGGGGGTGCAGTTCGAGACGCTCTTCACCGAAGAGCTCTACCTGCGGATTGCCCGACAGGCCATCTCGACAGCCAGGCGGCTGAAAGAGGCCCTGCTCGCAAAAGGATACCGGCTCCACATCGACTCGCCGACCAACCAACAGTTCTTCGTCCTGCCGAACCGCGAGATCGACCGGCTCAGTCAGTACGCCACCTTCGAGTTGTGGGGGCCGCGCGGCAAGGAGGAGTCCGTCGTGAGGTTCGTCACCAGCTGGGCCACCACCGACGAACAGATCGACGCGCTGACAGCCCGGCTCTGACCCCAGCCGAACGGTAGCTGGAAGGCAGTACGTTCGTTTTTTTGTCGCGTTTACTTGCTATTTTGTAAAGTTTATTTTACATTTGCGACAGCAGTCGGGAGAAGTGCGCACCTCCGACAGGCTGCCTGACCGACAAAAACGAACAACCATGAATCGAATGCTGCTGCTTCCCCACCCGTTCAAACGGATCGGATGGATGCTGTTCATCCCGACCGCACTCTTCGGCCTGCTGATGGCCATCGACGGATTCAACAGATTCCCCTCGTTTCTGCTGCCCGGTTCGGCCGTGGCCGGCGACATCGCCAACCGGATCAGCAACAACGTCGCGCTGATCGGCGTACTGCTCGGATCGCTCCTGATCACCTGTTCACGCGAACGCGTCGAGGACGAACTCATCGCCCGAATCCGCCTCAATGCCCTGCTGGCCGCCCTCTACACAACGACCGGTATCGCCGTGATAGCCGCTCTCGTGCTCTACGACTTCACCTATCTCTACTTCATGATTTTCAATCTCTGTCTGTTGCCCGTACTCTTCCTCGTGATCGAACGAATGATGTTGTGGCGGTTGAGAAAGGAGGCCTCGCATGAAGAATAGACTCCGTGTCGAACGGGCCGAACGGCGCTTGACCCAGCAGCAGCTGGCCGATGCCGTCGGGGTGAGCCGCCAGACGATCCATGCGATCGAAGCGGGACGCTTCATCCCCTCGACGCTGCTGGCGCTGAAGATCGCCCGCCAGTTTGCCAAGCCCGTCGAAGAGCTCTTCCAGTTGGAGCCAGGCGAATAAAAAAAGGGAGCGGCCTCACAGAGGTCTCTCCCCTTAACCGGCTCCGGAGTATCGGCTTCCGGCCGCCCCCCGGTCAGAGCTTGATGTCGTAGATCTGGATCACACCCACAAGCTTGCCCGACTCGTCCGTAACGAGCAGCGAGGTCACCTTGTTGCGCGTCATCATCTTCTCGGCTTCGATCAGCTTCTCGGTCGGAGCAATCGTCTTCGGGTGCGGCGTGGCGATATCTTTTGCCTTGATATTGAAGAACTCACCCCGCAGCCGCTCCATGGCCCGACGCACGTCACCATCCGTGACGATGCCCTCGATGCGGTCGCCCTCGCAGATGACGATCAGCCCCAGCCCGCCCTTCGAGATGGCGTGGATCATCTCCGTGGCCGGGCAGTCGGGAGCCACCACCGGCAGGTCGTGGTCACGCATGACGTTGCCCACGGTCATCAGCAGGCGCCGTCCCAGGCTGCCGCCCGGATGCAGGCGTGCGAAATCGACGCTCGTGAAGCCCCGCAGCTGCATCAGCGAGACGGCCAGCGCATCGCCCATGGCGATCTGTGCCGTCGTAGACGACGTGGGGGCCAGGTGCAGGATGCAGGCCTCTTTCTGGACCCGCACGTTCAGGTGCACGTCCGAATTCTTGGCCAGTGCCGAGTCGGGGTTACCCGTCATCGAGATCAGGCGGTTGCCGTTCGAGTGGATGAAGGGGACGATCTTCAGAATCTCGTCCGTCTCGCCCGAATAGGAGAGTGCCAGGATGATATCCTCCTTCGAGATCATGCCCAAGTCACCGTGGAAGGCCTCGCCCGGGTGGAGGAAGAAGCTCGGCGTGCCGGTCGAGGCGAGCGTCGCGGCGATCTTGCGCCCCACGAGGCCCGATTTGCCCATACCCGTCACGATGCACTTGCCGTGACTCGAAAGAATCATCTCCACGGCCTCGACAAACGAGTCGTCCAGCGACTCCTCCAGATGCCGGAGCGTCAACATCTCGGTATGCACCGCCTTGCGGGCCACCTCCAGAATTTGCTCTTTAGCTGTATCGATCATATTGTTGCTCAAAGCAGAGTTTCGATCAAAGGTTCCAGATCATCGAGCCGCAGCATGTTGGCCGCATCGCTCAGACCCCGGTCCGGATCGGGGTGCACCTCGAAGAAGTAGCCCGTAGCGCCGAAAGCCTTCGCAGCCCGGGCCATCGCCGGAACGAATTCGCGGTTGCCGCCCGTCTTGCCCCCCGCCGCACCGGGACGCTGCACCGAGTGGGTGCAGTCCATGATCACCGTCGGCGCGATCTGCAGCATGTCCGGGATATTGCGGAAATCGACCACCAGGTTGTTGTAGCCGAACGAGTTGCCGCGTTCGGTGAGCCACACTTCGCGGGCCCCGGCATCGAGCGCCTTCTCGTAGGGATAGCGCATGTCGGCCCCCGAAAGGAACTGCGCCTTCTTGATGTTCACGGTGCGTCCGGTCTTCGCGGCGGCCACCACCAGGTCGGTCTGCCGGCACAGGAAGGCCGGGATCTGGATCACGTCCACCACCTCGCCCACCGGCGCGGCCTGCCACGACTCGTGGATGTCCGTAAGGAGCTTCAACCCCCACTTCGCGCGCACGTCGGCAAGCATCTGCAGCCCCTTCTCGAGACCCGGGCCCCGGAACGAGGCTATCGACGTGCGGTTGGCCTTGTCGAACGAGGCCTTGAAGAGGATCTGCGTGCCCAGGCGGCGGTTGATGGCCACAAGGCGTTCGGCCACCGTGTCCAGCAGTTCGGCGGATTCGATGACGCAGGGTCCGGCAATCAGTATCATAACGTTATCGGTTGAATTCGGGGTGTTGTTTCAAAAACTCCTCGGCGCGCACCAGATCCTCCGGCGTGTCGATCCCCACGGTCTCGACCGGCGTGATGCCCACACCTATTTTGTAGCCGTTCTCCAGCCAGCGCAGCTGTTCGAGCGATTCGGCCAGCTCGAGCGGCGACTGCGGCAGCGCGGTCACCGCACGCAGCACCTCCGTGCGGAAGGCATAGAGGCCGATGTGCTTGTAGAAGGTATGCCGCGAGAGCCACTCCTCGCGCGGAACGTTGCGCAGGTAGGGGATCACCGACCGCGAAAAGTACAGCGCCCGCGACTGCGCGTCGAGCACCACCTTCGGCGAGTTGGGATTCTCCAGCGCCTCAAGGCCGTCGGACTCCGCAAAGGGCTTCACCAGCGTGGCGATGTCGGTCGAGGGGTCGTCGAAGCAGCGCTTCACCGCCTCGAGCTGCTCACGGCGAATGAAGGGTTCGTCGCCCTGCACGTTGACCACCACGTCGTACGTCCGGCCCTGTTTGCAGTAGGCCTCCCAGCAGCGGTCCGTGCCGCTGCGGTGCGCCGTCGAGGTCATCTCGACCCGCCCGCCGAACGACCGCACGGCCTCGTAGATCCGCTCGTCGTCCGTAGCCACCACGGCGTCGTCCAGCACGCCGGCCACCTGTTCGTAGACCCGCTGGATGACGGGTTTGCCCCCCAGCCGGGCAAGCGGCTTGGCCGGGAAGCGCGTCGACGCGTAGCGCGCCGGAATGATTGCGATGAATTTCATACCTTCACTGCTATTCGGTTGCATCCGCCTCGAGCCCGCGGCGCTGACGTGCCGTCAGTTTCGCCTTCGCAAGCCCGTACGATTTTTTTACCAGGTCGAGAATCTCCTCCGCCGGAATATCCCCGTCGAAACGAACGCTGATCCAGTGGTGCTTGTCCATGTGCCAACCCGGGGTGATTCCCTCGTAGCGATCGATCAGCACGGGAATCTCCTCCGGAGCACAGCGGATCGTACAGAAGTCGAACGCTTCGGCATTCACAAAGCAGAACCACTTGTCCACCACGTAAAAGACCAGCAGATTGCGGTCGTATTCGGAGGTGGCCTTCCCGAAGGCGAAGTCGTCATGCACGCCCGGCAGCGACAGACAATAGCGACGGAAATCCTCGATATTCATTTTCCCGGATATTTACTCCTTAACGGTCGTTGCGTCGGAGGCCGGCTTCGGCTCCAGTGCCAGCGCCAGCACCTCGTCGTTCGTGCGCACGTAGTGGAACGTCAGACCCTCGACGTATTCGGGCTTGATCTCGGCGATGTCCTTGCGGTTTTCGTCCGAAAGGATCAGCTCCGTGATGCCGGCCCGCTTGGCCGCCAGAATCTTCTCCCTGACGCCGCCTACGGGCATCACCCGTCCGCGGAGGGTCGTCTCGCCCGTCATGGCGATCCGCTCCTTCACCTTGCGGCCCGTGTAGGTCGAGACGATCGAGGTGACCATCGTGATGCCCGCCGAGGGGCCGTCCTTCGGGATCGCACCCTCCGGAACATGGATGTTGATGTCGTTCGTCTCGAACATCTTCGGGTCGATGCCCAACTCCTTGTAGTGGGCCATCACCCACTCGTGGGCAATCGTCGCCGACTCCTTCATCACGTCGCCCAGGTTGCCCGTCAGGCTGATGCGCCCCTTGCCGGGC is a genomic window containing:
- a CDS encoding low specificity L-threonine aldolase; the encoded protein is MLHFDCDYMEGAHPEVMRRLLETNLEQTPGYGCDPHTERARELIRQACGAPQAEVHFLVGGTQTNATVIDGLLRRHEGVLAAESGHINVHEAGAIEAAGHKVLTLPSHEGKVRAEEVDRWIEEFYRDETWPHMVAPGMLYLSHPTEFGTLYTLSEMEAIHAVCQHYSIPLYLDGARLSYALASEENTLTLRDIARLCEVFYIGGTKTGLLFGEAVVITRPELLPHFFTLVKQHGALLAKGRLLGVQFETLFTEELYLRIARQAISTARRLKEALLAKGYRLHIDSPTNQQFFVLPNREIDRLSQYATFELWGPRGKEESVVRFVTSWATTDEQIDALTARL
- a CDS encoding SIS domain-containing protein, giving the protein MIDTAKEQILEVARKAVHTEMLTLRHLEESLDDSFVEAVEMILSSHGKCIVTGMGKSGLVGRKIAATLASTGTPSFFLHPGEAFHGDLGMISKEDIILALSYSGETDEILKIVPFIHSNGNRLISMTGNPDSALAKNSDVHLNVRVQKEACILHLAPTSSTTAQIAMGDALAVSLMQLRGFTSVDFARLHPGGSLGRRLLMTVGNVMRDHDLPVVAPDCPATEMIHAISKGGLGLIVICEGDRIEGIVTDGDVRRAMERLRGEFFNIKAKDIATPHPKTIAPTEKLIEAEKMMTRNKVTSLLVTDESGKLVGVIQIYDIKL
- a CDS encoding chloride channel protein, with protein sequence MELRADRIYAAFLRLTRRLSNRQMMMLLAVVVGALAGLGTYLFEMLLYAIKTGLTNWFPVDSAHFLFLIYPAVGIILATLFVRYIVRDNISEGVTRVLYAMSSRNSRIAAHNCWTSIVGGATTIGFGGSVGPEAPIVLTGAAIGSNISRLVHLNYKHSTLLLCCGAGAALAAIFKAPITGVVFVLEILMLDITAASVIPLLIASITATTIAFTFRGFDPILAVTLAPEDAFELWQIPLFILLGVLCGLMAWYFTSMNARIGDFFKRIDRQYKKWILGGAILGILIFVFPPLYGEGYEGFTSLMHGNEQELFDNSLFYRFRDIDWVVVLFVIATMFFKVIAMASTNAAGGVGGTFAPSLFVGAFTGASLALICNLLFHWEVSIVSFTLVGMAGVMSGVMNAPLTSIFLIAELSNGYGLFIPLMITACISFAVDYYLDPDSIYTKQLRKKGELLTHDKDQSVFVFLKLEDLMETDFLRIKENMTLGDIVHIISTARRNIFPVIDNFGRLLGVVQLDDLREDMFKPQKYGRPISDYMIPPPDKILEHEAIQSVMEKFEDKHTWMLPVVDKQNHYLGFISKSRILNAYREQLVKIQQ
- the kdsA gene encoding 3-deoxy-8-phosphooctulonate synthase, which produces MILIAGPCVIESAELLDTVAERLVAINRRLGTQILFKASFDKANRTSIASFRGPGLEKGLQMLADVRAKWGLKLLTDIHESWQAAPVGEVVDVIQIPAFLCRQTDLVVAAAKTGRTVNIKKAQFLSGADMRYPYEKALDAGAREVWLTERGNSFGYNNLVVDFRNIPDMLQIAPTVIMDCTHSVQRPGAAGGKTGGNREFVPAMARAAKAFGATGYFFEVHPDPDRGLSDAANMLRLDDLEPLIETLL
- a CDS encoding helix-turn-helix transcriptional regulator, yielding MKNRLRVERAERRLTQQQLADAVGVSRQTIHAIEAGRFIPSTLLALKIARQFAKPVEELFQLEPGE
- a CDS encoding PAS sensor protein, coding for MISFDSPSWADALDCAVTLCDTQGMVCYQNRRSVEVNGDVRGRSLLPCHNDRSREIIRRLLDDGGRNVYTIQKKGIRKLIYQTVWYDEERIGGLVEFSMELPDEMPHYVRS